The Chryseobacterium muglaense genome contains a region encoding:
- a CDS encoding T9SS type A sorting domain-containing protein, whose protein sequence is MKKLYVSALLCSAVFYSAQEVVWQKDIKSSTQDFLSQVTTTVDQQYLITGSSIQSKKITSENKQNNGYDFHLVKLNQQGEEVWEKYFSGQNHDFLSATVATREGGFLLAGTSHSGKGLDKKDASKGGSDIWLIRINEFGDELWQKTLGTAQDEDARSVIQTADFGFIVAGNIQNAPNGFGSKDVTVTRLDKNGKVLSEIILGGKGLDEVEKMIPTPDGGALLGIYSRSHSTTGNKTVKSEDKENPVTTQFIAKTTGNFGEGDYWVIKLSKDNKIEWEKNFGGKGDDHLRTMAFTSSGYIIGGESRSEKSGNKTVGIEEGTDIWLISLNTKGEEQWQKSYNFKNRDILMGMNVINTRDGKNSKGVLLGGYTQAEGRIEADDETFWMLYIDNDGNEQWRKHVKGESRKKEERLSDLKMNKDGSIVLAGTSAEELGKENWKIVKLGDKQLDQLIEKLDIKIYPNPVSDYCYVEIGFDFQEADITLYDMGGRQLQSLKTKNKVTKINTQNLIQGAYLVTIKTDTNKTANAKLIKQ, encoded by the coding sequence ATGAAAAAACTCTATGTGAGTGCATTATTGTGTTCCGCTGTGTTTTATTCTGCCCAAGAAGTAGTATGGCAGAAGGACATTAAATCCTCTACTCAGGATTTTCTTTCACAAGTTACCACAACAGTCGATCAGCAGTATCTTATTACCGGAAGCTCGATTCAATCAAAAAAAATCACATCTGAAAACAAACAAAACAACGGCTACGACTTTCATCTCGTAAAACTTAATCAGCAAGGAGAAGAAGTCTGGGAAAAATATTTCTCAGGTCAAAACCATGATTTTTTATCGGCAACAGTTGCTACACGAGAAGGTGGATTCCTTTTAGCAGGAACGTCGCATTCCGGGAAGGGTTTAGATAAAAAAGATGCTTCCAAAGGAGGATCTGATATCTGGCTCATCAGGATCAATGAATTTGGAGACGAACTATGGCAAAAAACTTTAGGAACGGCTCAGGATGAAGATGCAAGATCTGTGATTCAGACTGCTGATTTTGGTTTTATTGTCGCTGGAAATATTCAGAATGCACCTAATGGTTTTGGATCTAAAGATGTAACGGTTACAAGACTTGACAAAAACGGAAAAGTACTTTCAGAAATAATCTTAGGCGGAAAAGGGTTAGATGAAGTAGAAAAGATGATTCCTACACCTGATGGAGGAGCTTTACTGGGCATTTACTCAAGAAGTCATTCAACAACAGGAAATAAAACAGTAAAGAGTGAGGATAAAGAAAACCCTGTTACTACACAATTTATTGCAAAAACTACAGGAAATTTCGGTGAAGGCGATTATTGGGTCATCAAACTCAGCAAAGACAATAAAATAGAATGGGAAAAGAATTTTGGAGGTAAAGGTGATGATCATTTGAGGACCATGGCTTTTACGTCTTCAGGATATATCATCGGCGGAGAATCAAGGTCTGAAAAGTCAGGGAATAAAACGGTTGGAATTGAAGAAGGAACCGATATCTGGCTGATCTCTTTAAATACAAAAGGTGAAGAGCAATGGCAGAAATCATACAACTTTAAAAACCGTGATATTCTGATGGGCATGAATGTGATTAACACAAGAGATGGAAAGAACTCGAAAGGAGTTTTACTAGGTGGTTATACGCAAGCTGAAGGAAGAATTGAAGCTGATGATGAGACCTTTTGGATGTTGTATATCGATAATGACGGAAACGAACAGTGGAGAAAACATGTTAAAGGAGAATCGAGAAAGAAAGAGGAAAGACTTTCTGATCTGAAAATGAATAAAGACGGTTCGATTGTTTTGGCGGGAACAAGTGCTGAAGAATTAGGAAAAGAGAACTGGAAGATCGTGAAACTTGGAGATAAACAGTTGGATCAGCTGATTGAAAAATTAGATATTAAGATTTATCCGAACCCTGTATCTGATTACTGTTATGTGGAGATTGGTTTTGACTTTCAAGAAGCTGATATAACACTTTATGATATGGGCGGAAGGCAGCTGCAAAGCCTGAAAACAAAGAATAAGGTAACTAAGATTAATACTCAGAATCTTATTCAGGGAGCTTATCTGGTGACCATTAAAACCGACACGAATAAAACGGCGAACGCTAAATTAATTAAGCAATAA